A window from Candidatus Micrarchaeia archaeon encodes these proteins:
- the metG gene encoding methionine--tRNA ligase, which yields MKKFYITTAIPFVNATPHLGHVLEYVQTDVIARYHRLLNEDVFFLTGTDENSLKNVQAAEKKGISTQELCDKNTAVFIEVCKKYNISYNNFIRTSNKEKHFPGVKKLWELSYKNEDIYKKKYRGLYCVGCECFYKEDELEKHGEEYFCPEHKKPVEIIEEENYFFKLSKYENQLIELIGNDIYKIIPESRKNEVISFIQSGLEDFSVSRSKERAHGWGIPVPDDENQIMYVWYDALSNYLTGIGYPDEKYKNWWPADIHAIGKGITRFHAVYWPAMLLSAGIELPKNLFIHGYITIEGEKMSKSLGNIKDPLEIIDKYEIDSVRYYLLSGIPTFLDGDFSEIKLIEINNNELVANFGNLVNRTMVFANRYFESKIPGFELNEKDKEFIEKQKLIYKEIENLLNENNIRDSLDKIMLVSKNSNQYFQENEPWKLNKENKERCGTVIYVLLNQVKDLAILINPFLPNASEKIFKQLNTENKKWDNLGELSLEKNSKLNEAEILFKKIEEIKEIKEEIQEIDLEVAQIIEIKKHPEAEKLYIEKLKTSEGEKTIVSGLAPYYSKEELINKKIIWFKNLKPAKLRGIISEGMLLAGGDKEGKIEVIDCKDFEIGDKILIQGIKQEYKKEIDFKEFQKIKFNIENNNLFINGKQLFIENKPIKTEKIKEGKVS from the coding sequence ATGAAAAAATTTTATATTACAACTGCAATTCCTTTTGTTAATGCAACTCCACATTTAGGTCATGTATTAGAATACGTTCAGACAGATGTGATTGCTAGATATCACAGACTTTTAAATGAAGACGTTTTTTTCTTAACTGGTACTGATGAAAATAGTTTAAAAAACGTACAAGCAGCAGAAAAAAAAGGAATATCAACTCAAGAATTATGTGATAAAAATACTGCTGTTTTTATTGAAGTATGTAAAAAATATAATATTTCATATAATAATTTTATAAGAACTTCAAATAAAGAAAAACATTTTCCAGGAGTAAAAAAATTATGGGAATTAAGTTATAAAAATGAAGATATTTACAAAAAAAAATATAGGGGTTTATATTGTGTAGGATGTGAATGTTTTTATAAAGAAGATGAATTAGAAAAACACGGAGAAGAATATTTTTGTCCAGAACATAAAAAACCAGTTGAAATTATTGAAGAAGAAAATTACTTTTTTAAATTATCAAAATATGAAAACCAATTAATAGAATTAATAGGAAATGACATTTATAAAATAATACCAGAATCAAGGAAAAATGAAGTAATAAGTTTTATACAAAGTGGATTAGAAGATTTTAGTGTATCCAGGTCAAAAGAAAGAGCACATGGGTGGGGAATACCTGTTCCAGATGATGAAAATCAAATAATGTATGTATGGTATGATGCACTGAGTAATTATTTAACTGGTATTGGATATCCAGATGAAAAATATAAAAATTGGTGGCCGGCAGATATACATGCAATTGGAAAAGGAATCACAAGATTTCATGCTGTTTATTGGCCTGCAATGTTATTGTCAGCAGGAATTGAATTACCAAAAAATTTATTCATACATGGCTATATCACAATAGAGGGAGAAAAAATGAGTAAGTCTTTAGGAAATATTAAAGATCCCTTAGAAATAATAGATAAATATGAAATAGATAGTGTAAGATATTATTTATTAAGTGGAATCCCGACCTTTTTAGATGGAGATTTCTCAGAAATAAAATTAATTGAAATTAATAATAATGAATTAGTTGCTAATTTTGGGAATTTAGTTAATAGAACTATGGTTTTTGCTAATAGATACTTCGAATCTAAAATTCCAGGATTTGAATTAAATGAAAAAGATAAAGAATTTATTGAAAAACAAAAATTAATATACAAAGAAATAGAAAATTTATTAAATGAAAATAATATTAGAGACTCTTTAGATAAAATTATGTTAGTTTCAAAAAATTCAAACCAATATTTTCAAGAAAATGAACCTTGGAAATTAAATAAAGAAAATAAAGAAAGATGTGGAACTGTTATTTATGTTTTATTAAATCAAGTAAAAGATTTAGCTATTTTAATAAATCCATTTTTACCTAATGCTTCTGAAAAAATATTTAAACAATTAAATACTGAAAATAAAAAATGGGATAATTTAGGAGAATTGAGTTTGGAAAAAAATTCAAAATTAAATGAAGCAGAAATATTATTTAAAAAAATAGAAGAAATAAAAGAGATAAAAGAAGAAATACAAGAAATAGATTTAGAAGTTGCACAAATAATTGAAATTAAAAAACATCCAGAAGCAGAAAAATTATATATTGAAAAATTAAAAACTTCAGAAGGTGAAAAAACTATTGTTTCTGGACTTGCCCCCTATTATTCAAAAGAAGAATTGATTAATAAAAAAATCATTTGGTTTAAAAATTTAAAACCTGCAAAATTACGGGGCATAATATCTGAAGGTATGTTATTAGCGGGGGGAGATAAAGAAGGAAAAATTGAAGTTATTGATTGCAAAGATTTTGAAATCGGAGATAAAATTTTAATTCAAGGAATAAAACAAGAATATAAAAAAGAAATAGATTTTAAAGAATTCCAAAAAATTAAATTTAATATAGAAAATAATAATTTATTTATAAATGGAAAACAGCTTTTTATTGAAAATAAACCAATAAAAACAGAAAAAATCAAAGAAGGGAAAGTTAGTTAA
- a CDS encoding NOP5/NOP56 family protein has protein sequence MVIDRESALRKARENLKEALKEKDFIIINAVNTTEDLIKIINMMFERLEEWNKLFYPEFKAKSIELYCTSILEGGLPNNIIEITKEDKRQLINIAKEILEVIKLKNNLEQYTNEVTKNIAPNVSYLIGPELTAKLIASVGGLKKLGVVPASTVQVLGAEKALFKHLKTGSKPPKHGLIFQFAAVGKAPKKKRGKIARTVASKIVIAARADSFTKNFIAEKLKEDMEIKINKILRS, from the coding sequence ATGGTAATAGATAGAGAAAGTGCTCTAAGGAAAGCAAGAGAAAATCTTAAAGAAGCACTTAAAGAAAAAGATTTTATTATAATTAATGCAGTTAATACTACTGAAGACTTAATTAAAATAATAAACATGATGTTTGAAAGACTAGAAGAATGGAATAAACTTTTTTATCCTGAATTTAAGGCAAAGAGTATCGAACTTTATTGTACAAGTATTTTAGAAGGTGGATTACCAAATAATATTATTGAAATTACAAAAGAAGATAAAAGACAATTAATTAATATTGCTAAAGAAATTTTAGAAGTAATAAAATTAAAAAATAACCTTGAACAGTATACTAATGAAGTAACAAAAAATATTGCACCAAACGTTTCTTATTTAATAGGCCCAGAATTAACTGCAAAGTTAATTGCATCTGTAGGTGGTTTAAAAAAATTAGGTGTAGTCCCAGCAAGCACAGTTCAAGTTTTGGGTGCGGAAAAAGCATTATTCAAACATTTAAAAACAGGAAGTAAACCACCAAAACATGGATTAATATTTCAATTTGCAGCAGTAGGAAAAGCGCCAAAGAAAAAAAGAGGAAAAATAGCAAGAACTGTAGCTTCTAAAATTGTAATAGCTGCAAGAGCAGATTCATTTACTAAAAATTTCATTGCTGAAAAATTAAAAGAAGACATGGAAATTAAAATAAATAAAATACTTAGATCTTAA
- the ileS gene encoding isoleucine--tRNA ligase: MQDIIKIEEEMLKFWEKKKILEKVNKKNENGENFYFCDGPPYATGELHPGAVWNKTLKDMVCRYQRAIGKNVRAQAGYDTHGLPIEVKVEKEIGSKTKKDIEEYGTVKFIEKCKEFATKYVGVMGDQFRRVGIWMDFDNPYLTYKNEFIESTWETIKKADEKGLLSRGVYVLPYCSRCATTLANYELEYGEQKDPSIFVKMRSVEDENLYYIIWTTTPWTLVSNIAIMVHPTYTYIKVKIGNETWVVAKEALDRVIKHTDDSPVILEEMSGKKLEGKKYIHPLKDKINHDIERRIVLSDEFVTLEEGSGLVHCAPGHGPEDFLIGKRFDLEIYSPVNEKGEFITSEYKGKPVRETNRDIIKDLEKIGALIYEKEIEHRYPHCWRCKTPLIFLTTDQWFINISKVREKMLEEIDKVNWYPKFARTRFKDFVSIAPDWCISRQRFWGIPIPIWICEKCGEKKIIGSASELPEKVKDLHKPQMDKIKFKCKCGGEMKRVEDVLDVWMDSGNVIWASLTEDERKIYKKTQFIVEGKDQTRGWFYSLLGSGIIKWDEAPYEKVMMHGFFVSETGEKMSKSVGNFVPFNDMISKYGADTFRLWGLNCNVAEDIKFNWNDMKEAFSTLNIIYNIGTFLQRFDSKKEINEIDLEIEDKWIISRLNSTIKETTELMDNYELHTATRILRTFITEDISRFYMKILKKRMSEEVHADEALSTLYEVYFETLKMLMIIAPFSSEKIYQDVYKKDKKEESLALFDWPSFDITKIDKLLENGMTIADEITSASINARQKANIKLRWPLEKIIFNTKSTEAEKTIDKLSRIIEWLANVKTIEKNVEIKSEYKVEIKEGKIKKLYRASGLDEKIIQILKNENPEKLQETLGRKKKYIGDGFELQPEVIEIEEKAKDYEITLVEKGKVYLYTKINEELFEEAMLREIARRIQQLRKEEKLVESDEINIFFKGSKKLTEIINKYKEILMKQTNAINITEKELVKIPEVNIEEEKIKIEIKKV, encoded by the coding sequence ATGCAAGATATCATAAAAATTGAAGAAGAAATGCTTAAGTTCTGGGAAAAGAAAAAGATATTGGAAAAAGTGAATAAAAAAAATGAAAATGGAGAAAATTTTTATTTTTGCGATGGCCCTCCCTACGCAACTGGTGAATTACATCCAGGTGCTGTTTGGAATAAAACACTAAAAGATATGGTTTGCAGATATCAAAGAGCAATAGGAAAAAATGTAAGGGCACAAGCAGGTTATGATACTCATGGTTTGCCTATTGAAGTAAAAGTAGAAAAAGAAATAGGATCAAAAACAAAAAAAGATATTGAAGAATATGGAACAGTTAAATTCATTGAAAAATGTAAAGAATTTGCAACAAAATATGTTGGAGTTATGGGAGATCAATTTAGAAGAGTAGGAATTTGGATGGATTTTGATAATCCGTATTTAACATATAAAAATGAATTTATTGAATCCACATGGGAAACAATAAAAAAAGCTGATGAAAAAGGATTATTATCAAGAGGGGTTTATGTTTTACCATACTGCTCAAGATGTGCAACTACTTTAGCAAATTATGAATTAGAATATGGTGAACAAAAAGATCCTAGTATTTTTGTTAAAATGCGATCAGTTGAAGATGAAAATTTATATTATATAATATGGACTACAACTCCTTGGACTTTAGTATCAAATATCGCAATAATGGTTCATCCAACATATACATATATTAAAGTTAAAATAGGAAATGAAACCTGGGTGGTTGCAAAAGAAGCATTGGATAGAGTAATAAAGCATACAGATGACTCACCTGTTATTTTAGAAGAGATGAGTGGAAAAAAATTAGAAGGAAAAAAATATATTCATCCATTAAAAGATAAAATTAATCATGATATTGAAAGAAGAATTGTTTTATCAGATGAATTTGTTACTTTAGAAGAAGGCTCTGGTTTAGTTCATTGCGCACCAGGACATGGACCAGAAGATTTTTTAATTGGAAAAAGATTTGATTTAGAAATTTATTCACCAGTTAATGAAAAAGGAGAATTTATAACTAGTGAATATAAAGGAAAACCAGTTAGAGAAACAAATAGAGATATTATAAAAGATTTAGAAAAAATTGGTGCATTAATTTATGAAAAAGAAATTGAACATAGATACCCCCACTGCTGGAGATGTAAAACTCCATTGATATTTTTAACTACAGATCAATGGTTCATAAATATCAGTAAAGTTAGAGAAAAAATGCTTGAAGAAATTGACAAAGTTAATTGGTATCCTAAATTTGCAAGAACTAGATTTAAAGATTTTGTATCTATTGCTCCTGATTGGTGTATATCAAGACAAAGATTTTGGGGTATCCCAATACCTATATGGATATGTGAAAAATGTGGAGAGAAAAAAATTATAGGTTCAGCATCAGAACTTCCAGAAAAAGTTAAAGATCTACATAAACCACAAATGGATAAAATTAAATTTAAATGCAAATGCGGGGGAGAAATGAAAAGAGTTGAAGATGTATTAGATGTATGGATGGATTCAGGAAACGTAATTTGGGCATCTTTAACAGAAGACGAAAGAAAAATTTACAAAAAAACTCAATTTATAGTTGAAGGTAAAGATCAAACAAGAGGTTGGTTTTATTCATTATTGGGATCTGGAATTATCAAATGGGATGAAGCACCTTATGAAAAAGTAATGATGCATGGTTTTTTTGTAAGTGAAACAGGAGAAAAAATGAGTAAAAGTGTTGGTAATTTTGTTCCATTTAATGATATGATATCAAAATATGGGGCAGACACATTTAGATTATGGGGATTAAATTGTAATGTTGCTGAAGATATTAAATTTAATTGGAATGATATGAAAGAGGCATTTAGTACTTTGAATATCATTTATAATATTGGAACTTTTTTACAAAGATTTGATTCAAAAAAAGAAATTAATGAAATTGATCTGGAAATAGAAGATAAATGGATTATATCACGATTAAATTCAACTATTAAAGAAACAACTGAATTAATGGATAATTATGAACTACACACTGCTACAAGAATATTAAGAACTTTCATAACTGAAGATATAAGCAGATTTTATATGAAAATACTAAAGAAAAGGATGAGTGAAGAAGTTCATGCTGATGAAGCATTATCAACTTTATATGAAGTATATTTTGAAACTTTAAAAATGCTTATGATAATTGCTCCATTTTCATCTGAAAAAATATACCAAGATGTATATAAAAAAGATAAAAAAGAGGAATCTTTAGCTTTATTTGACTGGCCCTCATTTGATATAACAAAAATAGATAAATTATTAGAAAATGGGATGACAATAGCAGATGAAATAACTTCTGCTTCGATAAATGCAAGACAAAAAGCAAATATAAAATTAAGGTGGCCGTTAGAAAAAATAATTTTTAATACTAAATCAACTGAAGCTGAAAAAACAATAGATAAATTATCAAGAATAATTGAATGGCTTGCAAATGTTAAAACAATTGAAAAAAATGTGGAGATTAAATCAGAATATAAAGTAGAAATCAAAGAAGGTAAAATAAAAAAATTGTATCGTGCAAGCGGATTAGATGAAAAGATTATCCAAATTTTAAAAAATGAAAACCCAGAAAAATTACAAGAAACGTTAGGAAGAAAAAAGAAATATATTGGTGATGGTTTTGAACTTCAACCAGAAGTAATTGAAATAGAAGAGAAAGCAAAAGATTATGAAATTACATTAGTTGAAAAAGGAAAAGTATATTTATATACAAAAATAAATGAAGAATTATTTGAAGAAGCAATGTTAAGAGAAATTGCAAGGAGAATACAGCAATTAAGAAAAGAAGAAAAACTTGTTGAAAGTGATGAAATAAATATTTTCTTTAAAGGTTCTAAAAAATTAACTGAAATAATTAATAAATATAAGGAAATCCTAATGAAACAAACTAATGCAATTAATATTACTGAAAAAGAATTAGTAAAAATTCCAGAAGTAAATATTGAAGAAGAGAAAATAAAAATAGAAATAAAAAAAGTTTAA
- a CDS encoding 30S ribosomal protein S28e: protein MADENEGTKAEVVQVEAKKTGIHGEINQILCKILEGKDKNRILRRNIKGPVKVGDIMVLLETEREAKRIKTR from the coding sequence ATGGCTGATGAAAATGAAGGAACAAAAGCAGAAGTTGTTCAAGTTGAAGCAAAAAAAACAGGTATTCACGGAGAAATAAATCAAATATTATGCAAAATTCTTGAAGGCAAAGATAAAAATAGAATTTTAAGAAGAAATATCAAAGGACCAGTTAAAGTAGGGGATATAATGGTTTTACTTGAAACTGAAAGAGAAGCTAAGAGAATTAAAACAAGATGA
- the proS gene encoding proline--tRNA ligase: MDNKKNENFSEWYTEIIQKAELADVRYNVKGFVVFMPWSVMTMEIMYNIYEKELQKKGHKPSWFPIVIPESNFLLESSHVEGFTPEVFWVTEHGKGEKLEEKLALRPTSETAMYKMYSLWIQGLVNLPLKIYQRGSVYRHETKATRPFIRSREFFWIEAHNCFATKKEAIKQVKEDMDTTEKMLHEEFCVPFIGFQRPEWDKFAGAVNTYAADTLMPDGKVIQQPSTHLLGQHFSKPFDISFQNEKGEKEYVWQTCYGPAISRMYASLISCLGDDKGLRFPFKLAPIQIIIVPIYKEENKVQVLKYCNKLKKSLEKSYRIEIDDSNNTPGFKFNEWEMKGVPLRFEIGGKEVQDNKITVSLRTSKEKQLIDLVKVKTFIKLKAIEITEQLRNEANDNFKDIIHDAKTMDELKTALNKGGFVRAPFCSIDMKGRDCADNIKAETSGDVRGIKFINPEKPDKDDKCIYCGKQAKHIVYIAKQY; encoded by the coding sequence ATGGATAATAAAAAAAATGAGAATTTTTCAGAATGGTATACGGAGATTATTCAAAAAGCAGAATTAGCAGATGTAAGATATAATGTTAAAGGATTTGTGGTATTTATGCCTTGGTCAGTAATGACTATGGAAATAATGTATAATATTTATGAAAAAGAATTGCAAAAAAAAGGACATAAGCCTTCATGGTTTCCTATTGTAATTCCAGAATCTAATTTTCTTTTAGAATCCTCACATGTAGAAGGTTTTACACCAGAAGTATTTTGGGTAACTGAACATGGGAAAGGAGAAAAATTAGAAGAAAAATTAGCTTTACGACCCACAAGCGAAACAGCAATGTATAAAATGTATTCCTTATGGATACAAGGATTAGTTAATTTGCCTTTAAAAATTTATCAAAGGGGTTCTGTATATAGACATGAAACAAAAGCTACAAGGCCCTTTATTAGAAGTAGAGAATTCTTTTGGATTGAAGCACACAATTGTTTTGCAACAAAAAAAGAAGCAATTAAACAAGTAAAAGAAGATATGGATACAACTGAAAAAATGTTGCATGAAGAATTTTGTGTTCCATTTATTGGTTTTCAAAGACCAGAATGGGATAAATTTGCAGGAGCAGTTAATACTTATGCAGCAGATACTTTAATGCCTGATGGTAAAGTTATACAACAGCCTTCAACACATTTATTAGGCCAGCATTTTTCAAAACCTTTTGATATTAGTTTTCAAAATGAAAAAGGAGAAAAAGAATATGTTTGGCAGACCTGCTATGGACCTGCGATTTCAAGAATGTATGCTTCTTTAATTTCATGTTTGGGTGATGATAAAGGATTAAGATTTCCATTTAAATTAGCGCCTATTCAGATTATTATTGTTCCTATTTACAAAGAGGAAAATAAAGTTCAAGTATTAAAATACTGCAATAAATTGAAAAAATCTTTAGAAAAATCTTATAGAATTGAAATTGATGATTCTAATAATACTCCTGGTTTTAAATTTAATGAATGGGAAATGAAAGGGGTTCCATTAAGATTTGAAATAGGTGGAAAAGAAGTTCAAGACAATAAAATTACAGTTTCATTAAGAACTTCTAAAGAAAAACAATTAATAGATCTTGTTAAAGTTAAAACTTTTATAAAATTAAAAGCAATTGAAATTACAGAGCAATTAAGAAACGAAGCTAATGATAATTTTAAAGATATAATTCATGATGCTAAAACAATGGATGAATTAAAAACAGCGCTTAATAAAGGCGGTTTTGTAAGAGCGCCATTTTGTTCAATTGATATGAAAGGCAGAGATTGTGCAGATAATATAAAAGCAGAAACTTCTGGTGATGTGCGCGGTATAAAATTTATTAATCCTGAAAAACCAGATAAAGATGATAAATGTATTTATTGTGGAAAACAGGCTAAACACATTGTTTATATTGCTAAACAATACTAA
- the ndk gene encoding nucleoside-diphosphate kinase produces the protein MINIESNSFERTLIIFKPDALERHLVGLILNRFEDKGLKLVGMKMVWISKEFGEKHYQEHKDKPFFSILVDYITSGPVIVAILEGKDAIEVVRRLIGPTNSRDALPGTIRGDFSMSKVNTLIHASDSKVSAEREINLFFKEEELIQWKRTIKKRLYGDEEL, from the coding sequence ATGATAAATATTGAATCCAACTCTTTTGAAAGAACTTTGATTATTTTCAAACCAGATGCATTAGAAAGGCATTTGGTTGGATTAATTTTAAATAGATTTGAAGATAAAGGTTTGAAATTAGTTGGAATGAAAATGGTCTGGATTTCAAAAGAATTTGGTGAAAAACATTATCAAGAGCATAAAGATAAACCTTTTTTTAGTATTTTAGTTGATTATATAACAAGCGGTCCAGTGATTGTAGCAATATTAGAAGGTAAAGATGCAATTGAAGTTGTAAGAAGATTAATAGGCCCTACAAATTCTAGAGATGCACTACCAGGAACAATAAGAGGAGATTTTTCAATGAGTAAAGTTAATACATTAATACATGCAAGCGATTCAAAAGTTTCAGCAGAAAGGGAAATAAATTTATTTTTTAAAGAAGAAGAATTAATTCAGTGGAAAAGAACAATTAAGAAAAGACTTTATGGTGATGAAGAGCTTTAA
- a CDS encoding tRNA-dihydrouridine synthase family protein yields MNKLILGSMENYTDISFRLLCQKYGANLTITEMTSPIAIARENPRSLNRIYIPKQEKNGYIQLMGTANKEIFKGISKTVELIETGENNSKGIDFNFGCPSKNINENKAGSYLLKYPKTIKKIINNASKICPYSISCKLRLGYEKEEEIFNILKEINDCELNFIIIHSRTKAQGYSGKANWDILEKIRDKANFPVYGNGDINSYTEAQEKFKQGWKGISIARSARGNPGIFSNINPNKKQFLEYLKLAKKFNCLELQKAKIHLMCFETNKQKKLKISKIKTIEELLRFTNEHYLS; encoded by the coding sequence ATGAATAAACTAATTTTAGGTTCAATGGAAAATTATACAGATATTAGTTTTAGACTTCTATGTCAAAAATATGGAGCAAATTTAACAATCACTGAAATGACTTCTCCAATCGCAATTGCTAGAGAAAATCCAAGGTCATTAAATAGAATATACATTCCAAAACAAGAAAAAAACGGATATATTCAATTAATGGGAACAGCGAATAAGGAAATATTCAAAGGAATCTCAAAAACAGTAGAATTAATAGAAACTGGAGAAAATAATTCAAAAGGAATAGATTTTAATTTTGGATGCCCATCTAAGAATATAAATGAAAATAAAGCAGGATCATATTTATTAAAATATCCAAAAACTATTAAAAAAATAATTAATAATGCGTCAAAAATATGTCCATACTCTATTTCTTGTAAATTAAGATTAGGATATGAAAAAGAAGAAGAAATATTTAATATCTTAAAAGAAATAAATGATTGTGAATTAAATTTTATAATAATACATAGCAGAACAAAAGCACAAGGATACTCTGGAAAAGCAAATTGGGATATTTTAGAAAAAATAAGGGATAAAGCAAATTTTCCAGTTTATGGAAATGGAGATATTAACTCTTATACTGAAGCACAAGAAAAATTTAAACAAGGATGGAAGGGAATAAGTATAGCTAGAAGTGCAAGAGGCAATCCAGGAATATTTTCTAATATAAATCCAAATAAAAAACAATTTTTAGAATATTTAAAATTAGCAAAAAAATTTAATTGTTTAGAATTACAAAAAGCAAAAATACATTTAATGTGTTTTGAAACAAATAAACAAAAAAAGTTGAAAATTTCAAAAATAAAAACTATTGAAGAATTACTTAGATTTACCAATGAGCATTATTTGAGCTAA
- a CDS encoding metallophosphoesterase has protein sequence MKILALADLHSEEMILTLLEKHLKNNKYDIITISGDITNFGPVSYVEDLIKILKNEKVFAVLGNCDPLEIKKILGKYCIENKTETFNNYNITGIGGSIKHNSYFQNQPGVKTEKEFENEINKLNINNKTIFISHSPPLNILDQTFDFLHIGINAFNKMIEEKQPLLFICGHVHEECDFKKIGNTTVINLPPAKKLKAGVINIDEQTNKIKIEFIDL, from the coding sequence ATGAAAATTCTTGCATTGGCTGATTTACATTCTGAAGAGATGATACTTACTCTTTTAGAAAAACATCTTAAAAATAACAAGTATGATATAATTACTATTTCTGGAGATATTACTAATTTTGGACCTGTTTCTTATGTTGAAGATTTAATAAAAATTTTAAAAAATGAAAAAGTATTTGCAGTATTAGGAAATTGTGATCCCCTAGAAATTAAGAAAATTTTAGGAAAGTATTGTATTGAAAACAAAACTGAAACTTTTAATAATTATAATATAACTGGGATTGGAGGAAGTATTAAACATAATTCATATTTTCAAAATCAACCTGGAGTAAAAACAGAAAAAGAATTTGAAAATGAGATAAATAAATTAAATATTAATAATAAAACAATATTTATCTCACATTCCCCTCCATTAAATATTTTAGATCAAACTTTTGATTTTTTACATATTGGAATTAATGCTTTTAATAAAATGATTGAAGAAAAACAACCTTTACTATTTATTTGCGGACATGTTCATGAAGAATGTGATTTTAAAAAAATAGGGAATACAACAGTAATTAATTTACCTCCTGCTAAAAAGTTAAAAGCAGGAGTTATAAACATAGATGAACAAACAAATAAAATAAAAATAGAATTTATTGATTTATGA
- a CDS encoding 50S ribosomal protein L24e, translating to MRCSFCGEEIDRGTGFIYVKKDGKALQFCTQKCKKNLLVLKRKNKKTPWTKHVRDAKAELKEEVKKETKEKTKRPMRKKSQR from the coding sequence ATGAGATGTAGTTTTTGTGGTGAAGAAATAGATAGAGGAACTGGATTTATCTACGTTAAAAAAGATGGTAAAGCTTTACAATTTTGTACACAAAAATGCAAGAAAAATTTATTAGTACTTAAAAGAAAAAATAAAAAAACTCCATGGACTAAACATGTTAGAGATGCAAAAGCAGAATTAAAAGAAGAAGTTAAAAAAGAAACTAAAGAAAAAACTAAGAGACCAATGAGAAAGAAATCACAGAGGTAA
- a CDS encoding replication factor C small subunit gives MVNELLPWTEKYRPSKLDDIIGHTEIINTLKAFVKQKNMPNLLFAGPPGIGKTTAVLALAKELFGDDYKSCVLELNASDTRGIEVVRGQIKEFAKQIALSGAPFKIIFLDEADSLTPDAQHALRRTMELYAGITRFILSCNYSSKIIEPLQSRCSVFRFTYLSNEDIEKMIINIANKENLKIDKSSSNALIYISNGDMRKSVNALQGAALQTNKITEELIYKISSRARPKEILDMIEFCLKANFIESRKKLDNLMIEYGMSGEDVLLQIYKEVPNLEISEENKIRLIDKIGEFNFRIVEGANERIQLEALLAQIMLIGKSK, from the coding sequence ATGGTTAATGAACTTTTACCTTGGACAGAAAAATATAGGCCTAGTAAATTAGATGATATAATTGGCCATACTGAAATAATTAATACTTTGAAAGCATTTGTTAAACAAAAGAATATGCCTAATTTATTATTTGCAGGCCCACCAGGAATAGGAAAAACAACTGCTGTTTTAGCTTTAGCAAAAGAATTATTTGGTGATGATTACAAATCTTGTGTTTTAGAATTAAATGCATCTGATACTAGAGGAATTGAGGTTGTAAGGGGACAAATAAAAGAATTTGCTAAACAAATTGCATTATCTGGCGCACCATTTAAAATCATTTTTTTAGATGAAGCAGATTCATTGACTCCAGATGCACAACACGCATTAAGAAGAACCATGGAATTATATGCTGGGATAACTAGATTTATTTTAAGTTGCAACTACTCATCTAAAATTATTGAACCCTTACAAAGCAGATGTTCTGTTTTTAGATTTACATATTTATCAAATGAAGATATTGAAAAAATGATAATTAATATTGCAAATAAAGAGAATTTAAAAATTGATAAATCCTCGTCAAATGCTTTAATATATATTTCAAATGGAGATATGAGAAAATCAGTTAATGCATTACAAGGTGCTGCATTACAGACTAATAAAATAACAGAAGAATTAATATATAAAATAAGTAGCAGAGCAAGGCCTAAAGAAATTTTAGATATGATTGAATTTTGTTTAAAAGCAAATTTTATTGAATCAAGAAAAAAATTAGATAATTTGATGATAGAGTATGGAATGAGTGGAGAAGATGTTTTGCTTCAAATTTATAAAGAAGTTCCAAATTTAGAAATATCAGAAGAAAATAAAATTAGATTAATTGATAAAATTGGAGAATTCAATTTTAGAATTGTTGAAGGAGCGAATGAAAGAATTCAATTAGAAGCATTATTAGCTCAAATAATGCTCATTGGTAAATCTAAGTAA